A portion of the Cervus elaphus chromosome X, mCerEla1.1, whole genome shotgun sequence genome contains these proteins:
- the LOC122689125 gene encoding nucleoplasmin-like protein NO29, producing MAVARAVLEEGARQQATQPTIQENRHIPSAEQEEDLEEGEEEEEEEEEELDYDGMEKDEYEEKDHDDEFEGIERLG from the exons atG GCAGTCGCCAGAGCTGTTCTGGAGGAGGGTGCTAGGCAGCAGGCCACTCAGCCCACAATCCAGGAGAACAGGCACATCCCCTCAGCAGAGCAAGAGGAGGACCTGGAGGAgggtgaagaggaggaggaggaagaggaagaggagctggACTATGACGGCATGGAGAAAGatgaatacgaggagaaagaccATGATGATGAG TTTGAAGGCATAGAAAGACTTGGATGA